The following DNA comes from Candidatus Angelobacter sp..
CCGCCCACCGAGTTGACGATCAAATCCAGGTCGCCGTCCCCGTCGATGTCCGCAAATGTTGCTCCGGTTGCGTCAAGGCCCGCGCAACCCACACCGGCCTTTTCCGTGACGTCCTCAAACTTCCAGTTGCCCAGATTGCGATAAAGTGCGCTCGGACCGCCCAGATGGCAGAAGAACAGATCACACCTGCCATCCCCGTCCACATCACCCGCCGCCACCCCCGAGCCGTTCAGGTAAATCTGGTTGGTAAGGTAGCGCTCGGCTGTCAACTGGTTCGTGAAGAAAATCCCAGTGTCCACCGGGGACAATTGCGTGAAACCCGTCCGGCCATTCGCAGCGACCTGCATGGGTACGCTTCCAAACCCGCTTCCTGATTCCCGTTCGGCGGGAAAGGCCAGCCCGCTCGTAAGAACGAGGCAACCAACGGCGGCGATGCTGGCAAGTCTGGTGTCGAGTTTCATCCTTGTCGAGATGGGCGGCATTCGTTAGCAGGCAAATTCAACGTCGCATCCAG
Coding sequences within:
- a CDS encoding FG-GAP-like repeat-containing protein; its protein translation is MKLDTRLASIAAVGCLVLTSGLAFPAERESGSGFGSVPMQVAANGRTGFTQLSPVDTGIFFTNQLTAERYLTNQIYLNGSGVAAGDVDGDGRCDLFFCHLGGPSALYRNLGNWKFEDVTEKAGVGCAGLDATGATFADIDGDGDLDLIVNSVGG